The Diospyros lotus cultivar Yz01 chromosome 15, ASM1463336v1, whole genome shotgun sequence genome has a window encoding:
- the LOC127791525 gene encoding myosin-2, giving the protein MMLSMSPSSVVRSSLEEMLDSLRRRDEEGQPRDLPPALPARPTSRARLPAARRSLPTNFEVDTATASPTNSSNQSGKSCQVKRPRRGSFGGKKDRELPGESPYVMLSEEKEHDERFEETGAPNLAAAEAAEPSVSLPRFRESGCDDSIGYFIKKKLRVWCRLPNGELELGQIQSTLREKATVLLSDGTLVNVSTGELLPANPDILEGVDDLIQLSYLNEPSVLHNLQYRYSHDIIYGKAGPVLIAINPFKDVQCYGNDFVTAYREKLFDNPHVFAIADTAYNEMMRDGVNQSIIISGESGSGKTETAKIAMQYLAAFGGGSGGIGSEILQTNCILEAFGNAETSRNANSSRFGKLIEVHFSATGKICGAQIQTFLLEKSRVVQLADGERSYHIFYQLCAGASPGLKDRLNLRPASEFTYLGQSGCSAIADVDDAQKFRRLMDALDTVRICKEDQEHAFEMLSAVLWLGNITYQVIDNENHVEVVADEAVTTAARLMGCSTQDLMLALSTHRIRAGKDSVAKKLTLQQAIDARDALAKFIYSSLFDWLVQEINKLLAKGKQHGGRSITILDIYGFESFKKNSFEQFCINYANERLQQHFNRHMFKLEQEEYEMDGIDWTKVDFEDNQECLELFEKKPIGLISLLDEESNFPKATDLTFASKLKQHLNSNPCFKGERGGAFSIHHYAGEVLYDASGFLEKNKDSLHSDAIQLLSSCHHRLPQLFASSIHNQFFKPSISSPQIGVLDPQRQSVATKFKGQLFKLIQQLETSMPHFIRCIKPNSKHLPGIFEKDLVLEQLRCCGVLEVVRISRSGYPTRVTHQDFARRYGFLLAEDNACQDPLSISVAILQQFDVLPDMYQVGYTKLYFRTGQIAALEDTRKQVLQGTLQVQKRFRGHQARRHFHELKKGVITLQSFVRGENHRTEYGLLIKLKEQTARRTLEEQLSAIIHLQSVIRGWLARSHFNYQKRLKKSIPDNTRQKPGRKSAEVKEILQETFLPSVLEELQRRVLKAEATLGLKEQENAALREKLQQYEKRWSEYEAKMRSMEEMWQKQMVSLQVSLDAARKSLAASGQPGRQDGSLSPCHYDSEDTMSMGAQTPGGNMPIKFSNTGRDVAGREINGGLDVVYHLVNEFEHQKQDFDNEAKSIIEVKSGRPEEELQKLKLKFVIWKRDYKSRLREIKTKLHKIGHSEPEKSRRNWWGKKIRRGGL; this is encoded by the exons ATGATGTTATCGATGTCGCCGTCGTCCGTAGTCCGGAGTTCGCTGGAGGAAATGTTGGATTCTCTCCGACGAAGGGACGAGGAGGGCCAGCCGAGGGATTTGCCCCCTGCATTGCCGGCTCGGCCTACTTCCAGGGCCCGCCTTCCTGCTGCCAGGCGGTCGCTTCCGACCAACTTTGAGGTTGACACCGCCACGGCCTCTCCGACGAATTCATCTAATCAATCTGGCAAAAGTTGTCAGGTTAAACGACCTAGACGTGGTAGTTTTGGGGGCAAAAAGGACAGAGAATTGCCCGGTGAATCGCCATATGTTATGCTGTCTGAAGAAAAGGAACATGACGAGAGGTTTGAGGAAACAGGCGCTCCGAATCTTGCTGCGGCGGAGGCGGCTGAGCCTTCTGTTTCTCTGCCAAGGTTTCGGGAATCTGGGTGTGATGATAGTATTGGTTATTTTATAAAGAAG AAACTTCGTGTTTGGTGTCGGCTTCCAAATGGGGAGTTGGAATTGGGACAGATACAATCAACTCTTAGGGAGAAAGCAACTGTTCTACTTTCGGATGGAACT CTTGTGAATGTGTCAACTGGAGAGCTCTTACCTGCAAATCCAGATATCCTAGAGGGTGTGGATGATCTCATACAGCTTAGTTATTTGAATGAGCCGTCGGTTCTTCATAATCTTCAGTATAGATATTCTCATGATAtcatttat GGTAAAGCAGGGCCTGTTTTAATAGCGATCAATCCCTTCAAAGATGTTCAGTGTTATGGAAATGATTTTGTCACAGCTTATAGGGAGAAGCTTTTTGACAACCCTCATGTTTTTGCTATAGCAGATACTGCCTATAATGAAATGATGAGAG ATGGAGTAAATCAATCCATTATCATCAG TGGGGAAAGTGGATCGGGGAAAACGGAAACAGCAAAAATTGCAATGCAATATTTGGCTGCTTTTGGTGGGGGCAGCGGTGGGATAGGAAGTGAAATCCTCCAGACAAATTGTATATTAGAAGCATTTGGGAATGCAGAAACATCCAGAAATGCCAACTCTAGTCGATTT GGGAAGTTGATTGAGGTTCATTTTAGTGCAACAGGGAAAATATGTGGTGCTCAAATCCAGACCT TTCTCCTTGAAAAG TCAAGAGTGGTACAGCTTGCTGATGGAGAAAGGTCGTACCATATCTTTTATCAACTGTGTGCTGGTGCTTCACCTGGCCTAAAAG ATAGACTGAATCTGAGACCAGCAAGCGAGTTCACTTATCTAGGTCAGAGTGGTTGCTCAGCAATTGCTGATGTTGATGATGCACAGAAATTTCGTAGGCTTAtg GATGCCTTGGATACTGTTCGAATTTGCAAAGAAGACCAAGAGCATGCCTTTGAAATGCTCTCTGCAGTGTTATGGTTGGGAAACATAACATATCAAGTAATTGACAATGAGAATCATGTTGAGGTAGTGGCTGATGAAg CTGTGACCACTGCTGCTAGATTGATGGGTTGCAGTACCCAGGACCTCATGTTAGCTTTGTCTACCCATAGAATCCGAGCTGGGAAGGATAGTGTTGCCAAAAAGTTGACGTTGCAGCAG GCAATTGATGCACGAGATGCTTTAGCAAAATTCATCTACTCAAGCTTGTTCGACTGGCTAGTTCAAGAAATTAATAAGTTGCTTGCAAAGGGGAAACAGCATGGTGGGAGATCAATAACTATACTAGACATCTATGGCTTTGAGTCATTTAAG aaaaatagtTTTGAGCAATTTTGCATTAATTATGCAAATGAGAGACTGCAGCAACATTTCAATCGGCATATGTTTAAACTTGAGCAGGAG GAGTATGAAATGGATGGCATTGATTGGACGAAAGTGGACTTTGAAGATAACCAAGAGTGTTTGGAACTCTTTGAGAAG AAACCTATTGGGTTAATTTCTTTGTTGGATGAGGAATCGAATTTCCCCAAGGCCACTGATTTGACCTTTGCCAGTAAGCTCAAGCAACACTTGAACAGTAATCCTTGCTTTAAAGGAGAAAGAGGTGGAGCTTTTAGTATTCACCATTACGCCGGAGAA GTGTTGTATGATGCAAGTGGCTtcttggagaaaaataaagattcaTTGCACTCAGATGCCATCCAACTCCTTTCATCATGCCATCACAGGCTTCCCCAGTTGTTTGCCTCCAGTATCCATAACCAATTTTTTAAACCTTCTATCTCTTCACCCCAAATTGGTGTGTTAGATCCTCAGAGGCAAAGCGTTGCCACAAAGTTCAAG GGTCAACTATTCAAATTAATACAGCAGCTAGAGACATCCATGCCACATTTTATTCGTTGCATAAAACCAAATAGTAAGCACCTTCCTGGTATTTTTGAGAAGGATCTGGTCTTGGAGCAACTTAGGTGTTGTGGGGTTCTGGAGGTTGTCCGGATCTCACGATCTGGCTATCCTACACGAGTGACACATCAAGATTTTGCTAGAAG GTATGGATTCCTTCTTGCGGAGGATAATGCATGTCAAGATCCACTAAGCATATCAGTTGCCATTCTGCAACAATTTGATGTTCTTCCTGATATGTACCAAGTTggttatacaaaattatattttagaacAGGGCAG ATAGCTGCATTAGAAGATACAAGAAAACAAGTGCTGCAAGGCACACTACAGGTCCAGAAACGATTTCGTGGTCATCAGGCTCGTCGCCACTTCCATGAACTCAAGAAAGGAGTAATAACACTGCAATCAT TTGTACGTGGTGAAAATCATAGAACAGAGTATGGATTATTAATAAAGTTGAAGGAGCAAACTGCTCGCAGAACACTTGAAGAGCAGCTCTCTGCAATCATCCATTTACAATCTG TAATTCGAGGGTGGTTAGCTCGAAGCCATTTTAATTACCAGAAGAGATTGAAGAAATCAATTCCTGATAACACAAGGCAAAAGCCAGGGAGGAAAAGTGCAGAAGTTAAG GAGATATTGCAAGAAACCTTTCTTCCTTCAGTTCTAGAAGAGCTTCAGAGGCGTGTTTTAAAGGCAGAAGCTACCCTGGGGTTAAAGGAGCAAGAGAATGCAGCATTGAGGGAGAAACTGCAGCAATATGAGAAGCGATGGTCAGAATATGAGGCAAAAATGCGATCCATGGAGGAGATGTGGCAGAAGCAAATGGTATCTTTACAA gtgAGTTTGGATGCAGCCAGGAAGAGTCTTGCTGCCAGTGGTCAACCTGGAAGGCAAGATGGTTCTCTGTCACCTTGCCATTATGATTCTGAGGATACAATGTCCATGGGAGCACAAACTCCCGGTGGAAACATGCCCATCAAGTTCTCTAATACTGGGAGAGATGTAGCTGGGCGAGAGATTAATGGTGGTTTGGATGTTGTGTACCATCTAGTGAACGAATTTGAGCACCAGAAGCAGGATTTTGATAATGAGGCCAAATCCATTATAGAGGTCAAATCAGGGCGACCAGAGGAAGAGCTTCAGAAGCTGAAACTCAAGTTTGTGATATGGAAGAGAGATTACAAGTCTCGGTTACGGGAGATTAAAACCAAACTTCACAAAATTGGGCATTCAGAACCAGAGAAAAGCCGTCGGAACTGGTGGGGAAAGAAAATCAGAAGAGGGGGGTTGTAG